The stretch of DNA TACAGTGGCAAATCAAGGAAATCTTCATTTGATGGACCTTTCTCACATTTTGATGAACACAGAAAATCCCACATGACATGCAGTGAACAATCCGATTCAGAGGACAGTTTGTTTGGTAACGAACAATATGATTATATTGAATCAGTACATGTGTGATACTATTAATAAAACTTGTGATATCTCCGAATAGTTATATGGTGGAGTTTTTAGTCTTCATTTTAGCAAATTCTATCAATACCGATTCTCAAAAGCAATTTTAACCTCCATAAATCcgaattaaatacaaaaaaaaatgtataactgCATCCTCTGCTTCAATTAGGACCTAATAAAAACATTTCAAGTATATGTGGACGAGATCATTTCTCATTCACTATGtataacaaaatcaaatcaaatataaagtATCTCTCCTAGTGGTCAATACAATTCTCTGTAAATCATCTAAATCTTATGTGTCCGAGGCGATTTCTGAATATACCTAACATACaatgcaaaatatttgaaatcaaaggATGTATAATTACTTAGGATCGTAAAGCGCTAGGACACAAAGAGAATAGCCAAATCCATCCAAGATCAAAGTTGCCAGAGTGAGAATGATTTACAAGAGTAAAATTTGGTTGGCAATGTCGACCAGAATACTGAAGTCCAAAGAAAATGAATCATCCCGTTATATAAGAATGTTGTCTAGGTACACATGAATCTGTCAAACTGTATTTTTGAAAGATCAAACAATTTAGTTAGATTTATTCGCATTGTGCTGCTTGTCCCTATTGGATTGCTTGAAACACGAAGAAAATCATTATAACCAAAACGAACATAAcgaattatcaaaaaaaaagtaaaggatCTCACCAATTCTAAGCATATCCAGTGTATGCATTTATTGAATGTTTtactataaaaatataaacttgagCTAGCAAGAAAGTGTATGTCAGCTGCCGAATATCGGTGACAATATATAAAGCAACTTCATGCACAAAACACGGTCTTGCTggttgaaattaaaaagaaaattgtgtaaaaaatattgaaaaagataaATGAGGACACTACAAGATATATTGTATTCATTCTTTTAACTGTAAATAAGcgaatttgaattgatatcaagTTCGTTAAATACTGCATGATTTATGTTACATATGACTATGAAATCCAATAGACAATTAAAAGGACGAGTCTTTGTAAAAACAAAAGGTACAAATTGTGAAGTATGTTTGATATTTATTGAGTtcgtttttactttttaaacggTAATTGTTTTAATAAGTAGTGGTGTAATTGTTTAGAAAGTAGGACCTACTGTTCTTTATTTGTAAACTTGtgtgcttttttttatatataatagggGCATTAAACATGTTTCCTGCATATTTCTGCATCATATTTGTAGAATACACCACaaagtttttgttgaaatttaGTAAAGATATGTTCAGTAGTATTGTTACTTATGTGTACATGGGGTACATATTCTAATGGGCAATACACTATAAGCAAAACGAATAAGTGTAAAGCTCTGACTTCTAAGCATGTCCTCGTAAGTAGGCAATTGCATTGAATTTGATAGATATTGAAGTGTTTTCATTCGAATCGTCCAGTATTTGCATTTATTAAATGTTTCGAGTCTAAAGTAAATGTCCTGCAAACTAGAGTGCTTTCTATTGTAAACATGGTGTTAATATAGGTTTTAAAAGGTCAAAAGACGGAATTAACGTttgtataacaaaataaaacattgaaatactttatttggcattagGTACTTGAACATGCATATTTTGAAACTAGAAtcagaattctttttttttataaaatgcgtTATAATAACAAAATGTCTGTTTAACACATAACATATACAGTTTTACGTTTCACTGATCGGTAGCATATATTGAGAAATCAGATGATGTGAAAGAAATACTCCGGATAAAGAAACCTCGACACAACATCAAATCATActacttttgtaaaagattgttATTTTAACGATATTAGAACATATGAATAGTATTTCAGGCATGGAGAGCTGAAAGTCGGAGGTATGATGTTTCGCGACAAATTTACAATGACTGTATTCTGTTCATTTATGTCAATCTGGTGAATGGTTTCAACGGGAAAGTATGTTATGGTTATTTAATATGCGTAAATGCAATTATCGtgataataataatgaataaCAAAACTATAAAAGTGTGTTATAAGCAACCATTTATGCCCTTTGTTTAATCCCGTGTTAGTCAGTTAGTGCGTTCTGTgtctatttttttattgttttataacgTGTCTCATTATCTACTGAACTCTATTAATATCCTAGCATCATCATTATGTCAACGATACTAATATTGATATGTGACAAATGGACAATACATTCACACTGTAACTTCCAATCAGACTGATCTATTTCCAAACAACCCCCCAAAAATACAAACTTTCAACTCAGATGCTCCTCACATTCACCAAAAAGTTTCATTGTAACTTAAAAAATATTACTTCACTAGTGGCTACACTGAATTCGATTGTAAAAAATGGCAGATGAAACCATGGGACTATCCAAAACAAAGAGAACCTAACAACGCCATGACAAACAAGAGTCTATCAGAGAGACAGTAAACCGGATTGTCCTGCAGACGTCAACACCTCAACAGTTGggcaagtatagacacaacatATAAGCTTAAAACAgctttgaatttgaattgtgattgaatatttgCATGGAtttgtgacacaaaataaatgtggtcaaagaactATGAAATTTGGAATtgaacatttacctattatggtcctatatccaaaatataagtacattgctaaattttagattttacgtttccgagttatggtacacaatttttcaatctttcaagaaccgtaactcattttttttatctttcaagaatCATAACTCCTGATTGGTAAAAGTGAAAATCGTGAATATCAAATCTAACATCCATTTGTTCgtcagttacaacatattaaaatttaataagcATTGGTTGAACGGTTCctgagtaaatgcacagacacgactgaaaacaccattttttcaatatttcaagaacCATAAATCTTGAACGATAAAAGTGAAAATCGGCATTATCctacttgacctccattttttcatcaATTACAACATTTagatttgaaaagctttggttgaacggtttatgagtaaatgcacggacaaaatttgaaatgattaaagaTGAACCACATtgtgttgtcagtaacaacatattaaaattttaaaagctttggttggaCGGTTCAAGAGTAAATGCAGGGACATCATTTGGCTGCAGCCCGGCCGCCTGCCCTACTGACCGACCGTCCGCCGTACATCCCGAAATCATTAACcgaaaatccggttaaaaattaaagacaactGCTGACATCACTTTGATAATTCAATCCTTATGCGAGTTcgcatcaacgacaaaatctacaaaaacaaaaacactcaCAATCCTGATCTTTCAACACTTTTCTGTAGACAGAATGAAAGAAAAAACAGTTACCAGGAACTGAAACAGCAACACCCTATGGTtgtaatgtaataaaattgatgGTATAAATACTGTTGTCCATCTTGCAGCTCATttaatgaataaaggcaacagtaatataggggtaaattcagtaaaaaatctccccttttgcattaataaaaacatagggtcatgcggcatttttgggcattcacatggccttgtttacaaacaatgtagatttgcactgaattcctatactgacccccattactttttaaccctgtagtaaaaaaatttaattagtacattcagcatttattttttattttttttcaactctagttttgattcatctgccaaaaaatatttattacaaacatcatCTACtaatcagaagagcatatgacttcagtgttatacagaaagctctccccctaaatgggcggtccctgatgacgtatatttatttactgaatttacccctataccGCTGTTcgtaaattcataaattgatggagaaaaaaaacaaatccgggttaccgACTAAAACTGCGGGAAACACATTACATATAAGATAAGAACTAGACCTAGACCCAACCATACATTTTTGTAGTCAGCGtcattataaattaaatatatgctgGCCATTATATAATTGAATAACATTTTCATTGAGAGGTTTgactagctttaaaaccaggttcctcccactattttctacatacgtttgatgtgtttgcttCGCATCACGGTGTGGAGCTATTAGTTTCACTCGACAAACACGCCATCTTGAATTAATTACTTATCACATGATAGATTCTGGTCGGTTGCATTATGATGCGGCTAAGATATAACAACAGCTtttggcttaaatgagataaagatTTACAGACTTTTCTCGTCTAGGATAAGACAGCAAATGCCgcaaattaactatgtgtatttcagttccAATCAACTGTCATTAATTCCTGTTCGTTTTGTTATACATATATTTGACAAATacattcaatattgaaatatcaatgattagCACCTGTTTATTTGCTTTGTTACTATGCAATTTGTACGATTTGGTTTGCTAAACAATGTTCctattcaatatttacaaaaatgcattgtctgtattttataacttctgaAAATTTAGGTACACCTTCAGAGAACAAAACACAACAATATGCTGCATGTGCTCTTGACAGGTAAGCAGATCCACGGATCTAAGAATATAGTCAATAACTATGATCGACAATGCGTTTAATCGTATTGAAGAAGTTGTTTGAGATTGGAAGGTTGTTGATCAAAATAAAGAGATACCGACTTGTTGTTTAATGATTGTCATTGTTTGAATTGGTTTTGTAATTGTTTCTCGATTGTTATtcatattagaccgttggtttttctgtttgaattttttttttgcacgtCATGTCCATACATGactagtgcaaaaaaaaaaaatcaaacagaaaaaccaacagtCCATACATGactagtgcaaaaaaaaaatcaaacagaaaaaccaacggtctaatatgaATAACAAGCGAGGAactgggccctttatagctttctgttcggagAGAGCCAAACTGTTTACTACCTTTTACACATTGTGATTTGTAGATGTAGAATGgtttcattgacactcataccacaacttcttaattttatatatgaCCAATCGGTTTGCATCTTCAAAGACCCATATGTTGCTAAGCACTTGTAATTCCTCCATGAAGAGTATTTTATTGTTCCCAAAATCTCAATTCGACTTTTTACAGTTTTAAacagtttgttaccccgattttgttttttgtccatggatttatgagtttgaacatcggtatactactgttgcctttatttacctcaTCAAGAACAATCTAATATAAGCATTTGAAAGCCAGAGATGTATGAATAGTTTAAAACGATAGGAGTATTCTTTTTCATTATCTAAGGTTGATATTTCCAGAAAGAGTGGgaacctgatttttttttcattattatcctTTTTAAAGTATCATTTTTTTAAGATTGTTATAGATCATgttagtaaaaagtaaaagaacaaaaataccaaactccgaggaaaatactTAACGGATATCCCTagtcaaattgcaaaataaaaagctaaaacacatgaaacgaatggataataactgtcatatttttgcCTTGTACGCgtacaacaacatatttgtcatggagttTGAACTGGGGCTTACAACATTTGgatcaatgaaaataaacaatcgtTCATAGACCAATTTAGTTATTTTATTCCAATTTTTTATCAAAGACCTCACAGCTTTAAATCATTCTTGCTTTCTATGACTTTTTAACATTTAAAGCATTGAGCCTGGCATATTCCTGACAAATTCTCTGCATATCCTCGGAAACGGGCTCTTTTATTGGATTTAATAAGGTATTCGTAATTTTATTTTCCCAGAAAATGCATGCATTAAACGTTTcgactttttttaaaaagtaatgaaaACTCCAGTGCTTTCTATTGCATTGTatatatggtgtttatatatctttaaaagcATACCAAAGAACGGAATTCAGGCTTGTGTTACATTTTGCTGCTTACAAAACACATTGAAATACTGTATCTGTCATTATGTAAATGTACATGTGTATTATAATAAAActggggttttttttgtattaattctGAGACACTTTAAAATTTTCTGATATAATTCATTaggaattaaaaaaatcacacaTGATAAAAAAGTCtatttcaaaatacatttattttggtTGATGTAAACAATCTACTGGAGTATCCATCCGGAAAATGTTGATTTACCATCTTtgtcactggcaatcataccaactCCGGCTCTTGCTAAATTATTCCGAACATAAACCGTATCACCTTTCGACACATGTGCAACAACTGTACCACTGACTGATCCATCGACACTGTTTTTGGCATACAAGTATGTAGACCCATAAACAGAACCGTTTATCATCAGTTCAGTCGAATGTTCGCTTAAATGCATTCGGATGACCCAGACAAATACGTAAATCCCTGTCTTAGGACATGTAAATACACCAGTATGACTGTTGTAGCCTTTTCTTTGGTTTGTCTTTGTCACATCAAACACAAGTCTGCGGCCAGCTCCTGGATATAAGTCTTTTGAAATGTAAGCATAAAATGCAATAACTTGAGGGGTTGTCTCAATATTTATGCTTTTTCCAGTTACGCTCACTTCATATCGGCCTGCAAAATCAtgaaatgttcatttttttaaaaacattaatgaaTGCAtttgcacttctgtgttgacatggaTAATCATTGATAggacatatttataaattaactgttaacaaaacttttgaatttttaaattactaaggcttttctacctcaggaatatgataccttagctgtatttggcaatttCTTTTAGGAATTATGGTCCGCAATGCTCTTAAAAATTAGTACTTTTTCCACATTGATGCTTTCATTGCCGTAAAATGTAAATCACTGTTTTATAAAAATACTTTCCAGAAGAAGAAAAATGTAGTGTGCTTACCGTCTGTTGTTTGACAAGAACTTTCAGCTGAAACATGGCCAGTAATAACAACAATGATAAGTGTTATAGACGTCAACATTTCAAAACACTATCAGTCCGAATAAAACTCTGTTATTTAGGTGACAAAAAAGATAGATTTTATAAACGTTATGTCAAACACTAATGTCATATTTGCGTGTTCATAACATGAAATTTGATATCTTTAACAAAAGGCACCAAGTTGTTAAGAGAGTAATACTGAAACATTGCGTTGTATTCAATTGTAGATGTCAATCTACTGTTTTCCACTTTCACTTCTCTTCAATAATTTTTAGTAGCTTTTTAAGCTTTTTAAGCTGCAGAAGATATTTTTTAGCATGtagtatttaaaaataacaacaaacagGCAGGTTATTGCAATtatgtttacaatttttataattgCAAACATCCATTTTTAAAGCTAAAAACACAGAACCGTTTTAAAACTCATCATAATATTAGTTTTCAcacaagaataaaaataattcgagttatctttcttttaatAATGTGTTATGCTTgctattttgaaaatcaaaagttaCAGGTAACATTATAACGTGCAAATGGTAGTTCTTATTGTGTATAATTTTTACCTATGTGTAAGTCAATTGTCTGTATAATACATTGCTAAAAAAAACTGCAAGGAATATTCAAAAAGGAATGTgattaatcaaatggcaaaatctaaagctaaATTAGCTACTTGGATTATTGTTTTCCCAATTTAACTCAATTGGCATTGTTTTCTCTAAACATCACATTTCGTTATTAGTAATATATAACTGGATTATGTTTTAATGTAAATCCTGACATTTCTGTCAATATGCCATAGGCATCCTGAGTATTTTCCATTGGTCgttatttcaaactaaaaacaAAGATGTCTATGGAAGTTTTATAGAACCGAAATGGGTggatttaaaaagatatttttcagAATATATGTATTCTACATGCTGAGGGATTAAAGCAGAAATGTATTGTATGAGTCAATAAGAAAACAGCACAACACCCTACAACATATTGCGGTAAAGGTACCAGTTTTCAATAATAAACATATGTGTATACCAAACCATGCTATGAATTCATCGAGTGTAAAATAAATCTATTAAAGTTGTGCTAGTAACAAAGTGTATGTCAGCTACTAAATTTCGGTGACAATATATAAGCAACTTCATGAACAAAACACGATCTTGGTCAAAGTTCTTgttcaaagtaaaaagaaaaattgtgtaaaaaaatttgaaaaaaaaaatagaagacacTATACAGGATATATTTTATTCGTtctttaaacaataaataatcGAATTTAAATTGATATCATTTCCCAAAataatgcatgtattttgttACCAACATGTATGACTATAACATTCAATAGAAATATAAAGGAAcagtttttgtaaataaataaattatgaagtAGGTTTGATATTTACgagggatggcaacgagtactcgagtactcgggtactcgaTCGGAAGGCCGAGAACacgagtacagttttagtactcggaCACTCGTTTGCTtgttatacatcttgagatatttctATTCACATTTCACTCACTTTAGTTTCGTTGAAATATCCCCttttaatactaaataaaatgagtgaacaacaaaaatatgtttatcctgtctttcgtctgaaattgttgaccagatcatatttctaaacTAGAATAAAATAAGAGTGACCTGCGGTGAACCCTACGCACCTGATTAGAGACATTTAAACGGTGTCTGGACACGGATCAACACCttcatggattaataattaactcatcacaaaccgtaaaaacttacctttgtttgttaatcagacttctatgtaaacgtgattggtatgatatgtatatttgaattaatttaattactctgtatttgaaacttaaatattattgtttattttttacaatttagttactctgtatttgaaacttaactattattgtttattttttacaatttaaagatagGAGAAAGTGAGAGAGCGACATTCAAacccaaaagtcgaaaataaacggacaacgtcatggctaaaaaaaaaataaaaatatgacaaacgagatagtgcaaaaaaaaaaaacatagaaaaagataagactgagcaacacgaaaaagcacaagtaatttgaagtccaatattgTTGTCAGgtatggggtaatcgtaatctgtaatcgtaatcgattgtaattgattacattttttccaGTAATCGACAGTTATCTGTAATCGAAAACATTTTTGATAacatgtaatcgtaatttaatcgattacagcaaAAACTGTTATGTAATCatcgattacttttcgattacatttcgattactttTTAGTAAACTAGTTTGATGAAATATAACCTATCTCAAATGAAAATAAGTATGTATTCATCACTATGTAGTACAGATACAATAGAATGTTTTAATATGACTTTAGAGTTTTTCCACTGCCTTATATTGTTTCTAGCTGCATTAATGATCAACCAAATTTCCTACTAAAATTGTACTTTATATCTAGCTTTTGAAACGAATGGATTAATGTCCTTGTCAATAAATCCAGaccttttaatattaaaataagaaaatagatttaaaataagaaatgtgtTATGCACTACATTAAAGTAGTAAGATTATTTGTATTCAAATTTCTTAAAGCATAATTTTCAATAAGAGTTAGAATTTAAGCTTAGAATagataaacagttgatttattataatgttttgatatacatgtatatgaatgttAAGAAAGTAAACCAAATCCTTTGAACAATGAACCGATGCATGGCTATGCATTGAAATTCTTTTTAGAAATAAACATATGAATCCCTCTTTGACACACAAATAcatattgtttataatttgattagagaataaaaaaatcttaacaaACTTCTTGTCTTTACTAATCAGATGATTAAAATCTTCTAATCAATCAGATACAATTACTTTATGTCTAATTAAAGAGATTTACATTATTTTGCCCCATGTTATAAATTATACTCCCTTGTCAGTTTTATAACCTAAATTATAATTAGGGTGGTTATCCATACAAAAGGATTAAATCATGCAAGCcatgtcattataataataaattttgatcTTTAGAATTAGCTGAACAAATTAATTAttctacatttttatatttttttcagagaaaAATTAACTTTCCTCAAATATACCCGTTTGTAATGAGTAAAAAACAAAAAGCTAATATATAAGCTATAAATAAGaacgaaagtaaaaaaaattgaaaaaaaatctaaataagttATTGGTACAATTCAATCAATGTCTTCTCATTCATGTTGAactcaaaatttcaagatttattttatattattgatcCTCAATAAGAGATTCCAtctagataacaactgtcaatttATAATTTGGAGACAATgcgttaaatgcagtttttggtccAGTTCTAAATTTCCACTATACAAACGTTGAGCAACACATAATTGCGTTtaacttaatatattttttatttgaaattttgaagcaGTAATTgaaaagtaatgtaattactttAGATAAAGTATGCAGTCGATTACATAGAAAAATAtgagtaatcgattattaatcgattgcacaaaaatcccttgtgtaatcaattattaatcgattacatttgtcagtaatcgtgcCCATCCCTGATTGTTGTTGACACATCAATGGACAAGTTGTATTAAGAAAAATACCAACTCATTAGGAACAGATGGTACATAAATTTGTCGGactttatatgcaaatatttttattttatttattttttgagttTATTGGAATTAGGTTCATGAAAACGTacacaaacaataattgctattatgatagATTATTTATAGAAACAGAGGTCGGTAATACATTTTTAAGTTGACACAACAAACAGAGATAAAGCAGTGTTTTAAGACGTTTGTCTTTCgttaatatgtttatgaaaggtTATGACAAAAACACTGCATCCCGCCTAAAATCTAAATTTTTCAACAGACGTataagattcatccgagtactcgagtatcatgaccgagtatccgagtattaaatttcagatcttttgacatctcTGATATTAAcagcctccaggtgcgggaatttctcgctacattgaagacctgttggtgaccctctgctgttgttttttatttggtcgggttgttgtctctttgacacattccccatttccattctcaattttatcttttttacctttttaaaacGACAGTTGTTATTAGTAGTGACATTGTTTAGAAAGTAGGGCCCACTGTTCgttatttgtaaacttttgtggttttttttttttatatacagtagTGACATTAAACAAGTTTCCTTTTTGTTTCTGCATCATATTGTAGAATGCATCCAAAAGTTTGTGTTGAAATTTAGTAAAGATATGTTCAGTATCATTGCTACTAATTTTCTGGAATCAGTTGTCctatatttacattgtataacTAACGGACAAACACAATAAAACAGAGTACATTATCTTGAAAGGAGATAGTCTGTGAAATCGTTATATACAGAAATcctaaatagtggaaaatgtttgcgTCATTAGGTATGAACTTTGTTAAATTTATGTCAAAGTGAATTTTCATTTCCTGACGGAGCATAACCTCTATTAACGGTTGAATTGTGTAACGACATTAAATATTGTAACTCTTAAACCAAAGTGACAGAACTCTTGTTTTTTTTGGCAATGACATCGAGGGCCAAAGTCATAAGGTCAAATATCAAGGTCACATTCTATATGTTAACACAGTTTGTGTACCCTTTTGTAAGATTGTTATGTGTTCGAAATATATTCAGTACTTCTTGAATCTATTTGAATGTATTTTTTACAATATTACAAGGAGAGACCTCTCAACATTCATTTTGTTAGTCCCAATCGCAAGTCTGCATACCACTTTTCCTTTGTCAGGAACACTCAAACCCAAATATCTGAAGACAAGGACGTATAAGACAATTATATATGAAGAGCTATATGATCAAAAGAAACCTTGATGATACCCAAATTAttttaaggtcaactttgcctttTGAAGTTGGAACCTTAGGTTaggataatacatgtaataacgtTATTAACAAACGATGagtttatgaaaaaataattatcaatgAAGTGAGAAATAACTCTTACGATGTTTTACGTAAAAATAGAATGTTTTTGATGGTCTTTTCCATTCGGCTGCCATTCGTGACTTTCGAGACTACGATTGATCTGCCATAAGTCTGATCAAATATACGTTTTAATCTTATTAAGATAGTCCTTCTAAACATAATATGGTAAATTCATTTGCTGCATCTCATATAAAGCCTTCAGTAAAACTAAATAAAGGTGAATATGTTGAAAACAATTACTTGAACTGTTATGAGATGATTGCAGCTGACACTTTACGTTTCTATACGTTTCGTAAATACGGTTTATTGACATGTTGTAGATAATCCAATTGGCAATGCGTTATATAATCGAAACGAACAAATACACTTTCCATCGAAAAGTATAAAGCTCTGGCCAATTCTAAGCATTTCCTCGTAAAGGGTCTATTAAATTGTATATGCTAGATATtgcagtatttatatttgtattgtgtATATTGTAAACAATAGTGATTTCAATTGTATATATGGTgttaatatatgtttaaaaccTATCAAATGACGAATCAATACTTGTACAACATCAAAACATTTAGAAATTCTATTTGACATAAGGTACATGTACACGTACCGTATAtctttatggaataaccgtttcatagatgatatcggatatgttccttatgtcgtaactaccaTCCCCGT from Mytilus galloprovincialis chromosome 2, xbMytGall1.hap1.1, whole genome shotgun sequence encodes:
- the LOC143062409 gene encoding complement C1q subcomponent subunit C-like translates to MLTSITLIIVVITGHVSAESSCQTTDGRYEVSVTGKSINIETTPQVIAFYAYISKDLYPGAGRRLVFDVTKTNQRKGYNSHTGVFTCPKTGIYVFVWVIRMHLSEHSTELMINGSVYGSTYLYAKNSVDGSVSGTVVAHVSKGDTVYVRNNLARAGVGMIASDKDGKSTFSGWILQ